A DNA window from Candidatus Roseilinea sp. contains the following coding sequences:
- a CDS encoding 6-phosphogluconate dehydrogenase — protein MQIGLFGLGRMGANMARRWHRDGHDVIVCNRSPKPVDELKAEGLRGVYTVEELVAALTPPRAIWIMIPAGPTTDAMIQRLLDLLEPGDTIVDGGNSNWRDSKRHYVECKAKGVHFMDQGTSGGIWGLQNGYCLMIGGDEAVFKQLEPAFKSLAPDGKHYLHCGAAGAGHFVKMVHNGIEYGMMQAFAEGFEIMEKSEFNLKLDQVAEVWRKGSVVRSWLLDLLAEALKDDPKLERVRGYVEDSGEGRWTVQAAIDEDVPAPVITLSLFQRFASRQEESFAAKITAVMRKGFGGHAVKTA, from the coding sequence ATGCAGATCGGATTATTTGGGTTGGGGCGGATGGGCGCGAACATGGCGCGACGATGGCATCGTGATGGGCACGACGTCATCGTGTGCAATCGCAGCCCCAAACCGGTGGACGAATTGAAGGCCGAAGGCCTGCGCGGGGTATACACGGTCGAAGAGCTGGTGGCGGCGCTCACGCCGCCGCGCGCGATCTGGATCATGATCCCGGCCGGCCCGACGACCGACGCGATGATTCAACGATTGCTCGACCTGCTGGAGCCCGGCGATACGATTGTGGACGGCGGCAATTCCAACTGGCGAGATTCCAAGCGGCATTACGTCGAGTGCAAAGCCAAAGGCGTGCACTTCATGGATCAGGGTACAAGCGGTGGCATTTGGGGGTTGCAGAATGGCTATTGCTTGATGATCGGCGGCGACGAGGCGGTGTTCAAGCAACTGGAGCCGGCTTTCAAGTCGCTCGCGCCGGATGGCAAGCACTACCTGCATTGCGGCGCAGCCGGCGCCGGCCACTTTGTCAAAATGGTGCACAACGGCATCGAATACGGCATGATGCAAGCCTTCGCCGAGGGCTTCGAGATCATGGAGAAGAGCGAGTTCAACCTCAAGTTGGACCAGGTTGCCGAAGTGTGGCGCAAAGGCAGCGTGGTGCGATCCTGGTTGCTCGATTTGCTGGCCGAGGCGCTCAAAGATGACCCCAAGCTGGAGCGGGTGCGGGGGTACGTGGAAGACTCCGGCGAGGGCCGCTGGACGGTTCAGGCGGCCATTGACGAGGACGTGCCGGCCCCGGTGATCACCCTCTCGCTCTTCCAGCGTTTCGCCTCTCGCCAGGAAGAATCCTTTGCCGCGAAGATCACCGCTGTGATGCGCAAAGGCTTCGGCGGCCACGCGGTTAAAACAGCATAA
- a CDS encoding alpha/beta hydrolase: MPQTPRQTITPTPDRRSPGRPARLPVALAAATGAFLGLFLALIAWSRNYVNHNVPLTAALDGELVRFRGRRAGQLAYYVAGPLRRGVPPLVLLHSINAAASSFEMKPLYDHYAQSRRVIALDFPGYGFSDRSDRVYRPALFRDAILDLIEQELNGASVDAVALSLGSEFLALAAQVRPLLFRSLAFLSPTGFSWRSQSLRSSDLLLGALRVPIWRRPIYDVLTSRPGLRFFLQSSRRTRLNRALVDYAYATSHQPLAENAPYYFIAFQLFTSNILEVYRALPQPCLAIFGRDPFAGYERVGEFCDKPNWRIECLPSAGALAHWDEPRAVIALLDAHFAAK, translated from the coding sequence ATGCCGCAGACGCCTAGACAGACCATCACACCTACGCCTGACCGCAGATCACCGGGTCGGCCAGCCCGGCTGCCCGTCGCATTAGCCGCCGCCACCGGTGCCTTCTTGGGGCTCTTCCTGGCGTTGATTGCCTGGTCGCGCAACTATGTCAATCACAATGTGCCGCTGACGGCGGCACTCGATGGCGAGTTAGTTCGCTTTCGTGGACGACGCGCCGGGCAGTTAGCATACTATGTCGCCGGACCGCTCCGCAGAGGCGTGCCGCCGCTGGTTTTGCTTCACTCGATTAATGCCGCGGCTTCATCGTTTGAGATGAAGCCGCTTTATGATCATTATGCGCAGTCGCGGCGGGTGATCGCCCTCGACTTTCCGGGCTACGGCTTCTCGGATCGAAGCGACCGCGTCTATAGGCCGGCGCTGTTTCGCGATGCTATCCTCGATCTCATCGAGCAAGAGCTGAATGGCGCGAGTGTAGATGCGGTGGCGTTGTCGCTGGGGAGCGAGTTTCTCGCCCTGGCAGCGCAGGTGCGCCCGTTGCTATTTCGCTCGTTGGCCTTCCTCTCCCCGACGGGCTTCAGTTGGCGCAGTCAGTCGCTGCGCTCCAGCGATCTGCTCCTCGGCGCGCTACGCGTGCCGATCTGGCGCCGGCCGATCTACGACGTGCTCACTTCGCGCCCAGGCCTGCGTTTCTTCCTACAATCCAGCCGCCGCACTCGGCTCAATCGCGCGCTGGTGGATTACGCCTACGCCACCAGCCACCAGCCGCTTGCCGAAAATGCGCCGTATTACTTCATCGCCTTTCAGCTCTTTACCTCGAACATCCTGGAGGTATATCGCGCATTGCCGCAGCCGTGTTTGGCGATCTTCGGCCGGGACCCCTTTGCCGGCTACGAGCGGGTGGGCGAGTTTTGCGACAAGCCGAACTGGCGCATTGAATGCCTGCCGAGCGCCGGCGCGCTGGCTCACTGGGATGAGCCGCGCGCTGTCATCGCGCTGTTAGACGCGCATTTTGCAGCCAAGTAG
- the rpiB gene encoding ribose-5-phosphate isomerase: protein MRQMRVAIAADHVGFLLKTSLVELLKQDGHEVLDLGAFNADRSDYPDFARAVGEALQRGLAERGVLICGSGVGMCIAANKMRGIRACVCHDTYSARQGVEHDDMNVIVLGARVIGVELAAEVIRAFLGARFNGVERYVARLEKVEQMEREACA, encoded by the coding sequence ATGAGGCAGATGCGAGTTGCTATAGCAGCCGATCACGTCGGCTTTCTGCTCAAAACCTCGCTTGTCGAACTCCTCAAACAAGACGGCCACGAGGTGCTGGACCTGGGCGCATTCAATGCAGACCGATCGGATTATCCAGACTTTGCGCGCGCCGTGGGCGAGGCGCTCCAACGCGGTCTGGCCGAACGCGGGGTGCTCATCTGCGGCAGTGGCGTTGGCATGTGCATCGCTGCGAACAAGATGCGCGGGATTCGCGCCTGTGTATGCCACGACACCTACTCCGCGCGCCAGGGTGTGGAACACGACGACATGAACGTGATTGTGCTCGGCGCGCGCGTCATCGGCGTCGAGCTGGCGGCGGAAGTGATACGCGCCTTTTTAGGCGCGCGCTTCAACGGCGTCGAGCGCTACGTTGCGCGTCTGGAGAAAGTCGAGCAAATGGAGCGCGAGGCTTGCGCGTGA
- a CDS encoding glucose-6-phosphate isomerase, with protein sequence MTSHNGNPNFDVRTYGQSFWYDNIQRSIITSGEMQSLIDDYGVLGLTSNPAIFEKAITGSTDYDDDIIALVQRGADANMIYEALAIADIQAAADLLEPIYEQTNGLDGYVSLEVSPLLAHDYEGTVSEARRLFKLVGRKNLMVKVPATPEGIPAIQTLIADGININVTLIFSLDGYAAVARAYLAGLQERAMKGQSLNVASVASFFVSRVDTLVDKLLDEKIAALPEHDAAQRERLRALKGKAAIANAKLAYEIFERIFSEPEFKALADRGARVQRILWASTSTKNPAYKDTYYVEALIGEHTVNTLPPATLKAFRDHGVVAPTLRDGMADARRTLEELEAVGISMQHVWQKLQDDGVRLFADAFESLLKGIEDKRAAVAARGEASGASSAPVYVEELVKIKAASRVWQRDASLWTTAPEHIKVISNRLGWLSVIETMKPRVDELHAFREQVRSMGMTDAVVLGMGGSSLAPDVMRATFTPAEGVTGLRMHVLDTTDPTTVLSLERRLDLRKTLFIVSSKSGSTLEVNAFYKYFRAKVDETVGETAGQHFVAITDEGTSLQRLAIEEGFGRVFINPPDIGGRYSALSYFGLVPAALQGLDIAKLLARAAQMAHWCKPDSATNPGLYLGALMGGLALNGRDKVTFILSPQIEAFGYWVEQLIAESLGKQERGIVPVVGDLSADGAPVALRDAAHDKSGVAALSPDRFFVHIRLSGDETYDRFVANLVKAGLPVLTLTLSDAYDLGAEFFRWEFATAIAGVVIGVNPFDEPNVTESKVNTKRLLDEFEQSGAFSNEWTSRSANGQLNKFLRQAKPGDYIAIHAYLPYSDSAGQQLTWLRHLIREKTGVPVTVGYGPRFLHSTGQLHKGGANNIVALQLTYDPKEDVLIAGEPFSFGTLIRAQALGDFESLKAHQRRVLRLHLGADWEAALGKVIKVVSGGSRRSVASTKASEAAPRRARTKRTAKVKPDEAHAVAGRSSAEKREVGSARRLV encoded by the coding sequence ATGACCAGTCATAATGGGAATCCCAACTTCGATGTGCGAACGTATGGCCAGAGCTTTTGGTACGATAACATTCAGCGCAGCATTATCACCTCTGGTGAAATGCAGTCGCTCATTGACGACTACGGCGTCCTTGGCCTGACCTCGAACCCGGCCATCTTCGAGAAGGCCATCACCGGCAGCACCGACTACGACGATGACATCATCGCCCTGGTGCAACGCGGCGCCGACGCCAACATGATCTACGAGGCGCTCGCCATCGCCGACATCCAGGCGGCGGCGGACTTGCTCGAGCCGATCTATGAGCAGACCAACGGCCTGGACGGTTACGTCAGCCTGGAAGTGTCGCCGCTGCTGGCGCATGACTACGAGGGCACGGTGAGCGAGGCGCGGCGGCTGTTCAAGCTCGTAGGCCGCAAAAACCTGATGGTCAAGGTGCCGGCCACGCCGGAGGGCATCCCGGCCATCCAGACGCTGATCGCCGACGGCATCAACATCAACGTGACGCTGATCTTCTCGCTCGACGGCTACGCGGCCGTCGCGCGCGCCTACTTGGCCGGCTTGCAAGAGCGCGCGATGAAGGGCCAGTCGCTCAACGTTGCCTCAGTCGCTTCCTTCTTCGTCAGCCGAGTGGATACGCTGGTGGACAAGCTGCTCGATGAGAAGATCGCTGCGCTGCCGGAGCACGATGCGGCGCAGCGCGAACGGCTACGAGCTCTGAAGGGCAAGGCGGCCATCGCCAACGCCAAGCTGGCCTATGAGATCTTCGAGCGCATCTTCTCCGAGCCGGAGTTCAAAGCGCTGGCCGACCGCGGGGCACGTGTGCAGCGCATCCTGTGGGCGAGCACCAGCACGAAGAACCCGGCCTACAAGGACACCTACTACGTTGAGGCGCTCATCGGCGAGCACACGGTGAACACGCTGCCGCCGGCGACGCTGAAGGCCTTCCGCGACCACGGCGTAGTCGCGCCGACCTTGCGTGATGGGATGGCCGATGCCCGGCGCACGCTCGAAGAACTCGAGGCGGTCGGTATCTCGATGCAGCACGTGTGGCAAAAGCTACAGGACGATGGCGTCAGGCTGTTCGCCGATGCCTTTGAGTCGCTGCTCAAAGGCATCGAGGACAAACGCGCGGCCGTCGCGGCGCGCGGCGAAGCGTCCGGCGCGTCGTCGGCGCCGGTCTATGTCGAGGAACTGGTGAAGATAAAGGCCGCCTCACGCGTGTGGCAACGCGATGCGTCACTGTGGACGACGGCGCCGGAGCATATCAAGGTCATCAGCAACCGCCTGGGCTGGCTTTCGGTGATCGAGACGATGAAGCCGCGCGTGGACGAACTGCATGCCTTCCGCGAGCAGGTGCGCAGCATGGGCATGACCGACGCCGTGGTGCTGGGCATGGGTGGCAGTTCGCTGGCGCCCGATGTCATGCGCGCGACTTTCACCCCTGCCGAAGGTGTGACCGGCCTGCGGATGCACGTGCTGGATACCACCGACCCTACGACGGTGCTGAGCCTGGAACGCCGGCTCGATCTCAGGAAGACGCTGTTCATCGTGTCCAGCAAGTCGGGCAGCACATTGGAAGTCAACGCGTTTTATAAGTACTTCCGCGCGAAGGTGGACGAGACGGTGGGCGAAACGGCCGGCCAGCACTTCGTCGCCATCACCGACGAAGGCACGTCGCTGCAGCGCCTCGCTATCGAGGAAGGGTTCGGCAGGGTGTTCATCAATCCGCCGGACATCGGTGGGCGTTACTCGGCGCTCTCCTATTTTGGATTGGTGCCGGCGGCTTTGCAGGGGTTGGACATCGCCAAACTGCTTGCGCGCGCGGCGCAGATGGCGCATTGGTGCAAGCCGGATAGCGCAACGAATCCCGGCCTGTATCTCGGCGCCCTCATGGGTGGGTTGGCCTTGAACGGACGCGACAAGGTCACTTTCATCCTCTCCCCGCAGATCGAAGCGTTCGGCTACTGGGTCGAGCAACTGATTGCCGAAAGCCTGGGCAAGCAGGAGCGCGGCATTGTGCCGGTGGTGGGTGACCTGAGTGCGGATGGCGCGCCGGTGGCGCTGCGCGATGCGGCGCACGACAAATCGGGCGTCGCCGCGCTCAGCCCTGATCGCTTCTTCGTGCATATCCGGCTGTCCGGCGATGAGACCTATGATCGCTTCGTCGCCAACCTGGTGAAGGCCGGCTTGCCGGTGCTCACCCTGACGCTAAGCGACGCCTACGACCTGGGCGCCGAGTTCTTCCGCTGGGAATTTGCCACGGCCATCGCCGGCGTGGTGATCGGCGTAAACCCCTTCGACGAACCAAACGTCACTGAGAGCAAAGTCAACACCAAGCGCCTGCTCGACGAGTTTGAGCAAAGCGGCGCATTCAGCAATGAGTGGACCAGCCGCTCCGCCAATGGGCAGCTCAACAAATTCCTACGCCAAGCCAAGCCTGGCGACTATATCGCCATCCACGCCTATTTGCCGTATTCCGACTCGGCGGGCCAGCAACTCACGTGGCTGCGCCACCTGATCCGCGAAAAAACCGGCGTGCCGGTCACCGTGGGCTATGGGCCGCGCTTCTTGCACAGCACCGGGCAGTTGCATAAAGGTGGCGCGAACAACATTGTGGCGCTGCAACTGACCTACGATCCAAAGGAGGATGTGCTGATTGCGGGAGAGCCGTTCTCGTTCGGCACGTTGATTCGCGCGCAGGCGCTGGGCGACTTCGAATCGCTCAAGGCTCATCAGCGGCGCGTCTTGCGGCTGCATTTGGGCGCCGATTGGGAAGCCGCGTTGGGGAAAGTGATCAAGGTGGTGAGTGGCGGTTCGCGCCGGTCGGTCGCGTCCACTAAGGCGTCCGAGGCAGCACCGCGACGCGCCCGAACGAAGCGAACTGCGAAGGTGAAACCTGACGAGGCGCACGCCGTCGCGGGACGCTCCTCGGCGGAGAAACGCGAAGTCGGATCGGCCAGGCGCCTCGTATGA
- the btpA gene encoding phosphoribosylanthranilate isomerase translates to MTTDSVKLPRIIAAIHLLPSRESFRPDFQPLHKIIDHALIHAQIAYEGGVRAFYFQDVNDTPVGPHVAEHTVSHMTTIGQELRRAFPDVALGVCLMQNSGKESIEIAHAIGAQFVRIKVYVGAMLKAEGIVQGVAYEAIKTRHHLNAQHIKILADVYDRLGEPLAPIPLPEMCRQAVEFGRADGLILTGRTPEQSIRMFDEVRPLKLPVPLILGGGVSPQAMKFFVNRADHFIVHAAFIRRGLPPRNGMPVEWDVEKVRELVALAK, encoded by the coding sequence ATGACTACCGACTCCGTAAAGCTCCCGCGCATCATCGCTGCGATTCATCTGTTGCCATCCCGGGAATCCTTTCGCCCCGACTTTCAGCCCTTGCACAAGATCATTGACCACGCGCTGATCCACGCGCAGATTGCCTATGAAGGCGGGGTGCGCGCGTTCTATTTCCAGGACGTCAACGACACGCCGGTCGGTCCGCACGTGGCCGAACACACCGTGTCGCACATGACGACGATCGGTCAGGAACTCCGTCGCGCCTTCCCCGATGTGGCGTTGGGCGTGTGTTTAATGCAGAACAGCGGCAAAGAATCCATCGAGATCGCGCATGCCATCGGCGCGCAGTTCGTGCGCATCAAAGTTTACGTCGGCGCGATGCTGAAGGCCGAGGGGATCGTGCAGGGCGTGGCCTACGAAGCGATCAAGACGCGCCATCATCTCAACGCCCAGCACATTAAGATCCTGGCCGATGTGTACGACCGGCTGGGCGAGCCGCTGGCCCCCATTCCGCTGCCGGAGATGTGCCGTCAAGCCGTCGAGTTTGGTCGCGCCGACGGCCTGATTCTGACCGGCCGGACGCCCGAACAGTCCATTCGCATGTTTGACGAGGTGAGACCTCTCAAACTGCCTGTGCCGCTCATCCTAGGCGGCGGCGTTTCACCGCAAGCGATGAAGTTTTTCGTCAACCGCGCCGACCATTTCATCGTGCACGCCGCGTTCATTCGCCGCGGCCTGCCACCCCGCAATGGAATGCCGGTTGAGTGGGATGTTGAGAAGGTGCGCGAATTAGTCGCCTTGGCGAAGTGA
- a CDS encoding alpha-1,4 glucan phosphorylase produces the protein MSELVVESLCSLLPKRIQKLGEIAYNLWWTWHPEAQRVFQRIEPVLWEEVYHNPVKFLRRVPREALSDAIKDRRLLDAYDRVVAEFTLYMSGRDNDDGNPWFQHYANAWPTHKGPVAYFSFEFGLTEVLPMYAGGLGVLAADHLKEASDLNVPMVGVGFLYLQGYFRQRITEDGWQEADYEHLDFEQLPIIQVHDDVGAPLVLCVELPGRCVHFNLWQAQVGRVPLYLIDTDLPENTPQDRVLTQRLYSPDPDTRINQEMVLGIGGVRALRALKINPAVWHMNEGHAAFSTLERTRELVKQGMSFEQAREVVRQSTVFTTHTPVPAGNDRFPKWLIDQHLNGLWNELGLTREEFMALAEDEGAFGMTPLALRMSAKANGVSELHGQVSRAMWQWMYPNQPVPISHITNGVHTTTWLARRMRRLLDEYLGAGWYARLDDPATWQLVYEIPDDELWAVRKHLKRKLAQFMRERARAKWVTHSQHPVQTIASGVMIDPNALTIGFARRFATYKRASLILRDVPRLLRILNNPARPVQIIYAGKAHPNDEPGKRLIQELYRVIKNADTAGRMVFIEDYDINVARHLVQGVDVWMNTPRRPYEASGTSGMKAALNGAINFSVLDGWWREAYDGTNGWAIGEDRAYDSPEEQDRIDCESLFNTLEREIIPLYYDADEDGIPHRWLQRAKASIATIAPRFSTRRMLKQYVEEMYAPLVSRPAAPSTERPVNEPVQV, from the coding sequence GTGTCAGAGCTCGTCGTCGAATCCCTCTGTAGCCTGTTGCCGAAACGCATTCAGAAGCTGGGAGAGATCGCCTACAACCTGTGGTGGACTTGGCATCCCGAAGCGCAACGCGTCTTCCAGCGCATCGAGCCGGTGCTGTGGGAGGAGGTGTATCACAACCCGGTCAAGTTCCTGCGTCGCGTGCCGCGCGAGGCGCTTTCGGACGCGATCAAGGATCGGCGCCTGCTCGACGCTTACGACCGTGTCGTCGCCGAGTTCACCCTCTACATGAGCGGTCGTGACAACGACGATGGCAACCCCTGGTTCCAGCATTACGCCAACGCATGGCCGACGCACAAGGGCCCGGTGGCTTACTTCTCTTTCGAGTTCGGCCTGACCGAGGTGCTGCCCATGTATGCCGGCGGACTCGGCGTCTTGGCCGCCGACCACCTCAAGGAAGCCAGCGACCTAAACGTGCCGATGGTTGGGGTGGGCTTCCTATATCTACAGGGTTACTTCCGACAGCGAATCACCGAGGACGGTTGGCAAGAAGCCGACTACGAGCATCTCGACTTTGAGCAGTTGCCGATCATCCAGGTGCACGACGACGTCGGAGCCCCCCTGGTGCTGTGCGTGGAGTTGCCGGGGCGCTGCGTGCACTTCAACTTATGGCAAGCCCAGGTCGGTCGGGTGCCGCTCTACCTGATAGACACCGATCTGCCGGAGAACACGCCGCAAGATCGCGTGCTCACCCAGCGCCTATACAGCCCCGATCCGGATACGCGCATCAACCAGGAGATGGTGCTGGGCATCGGCGGCGTGCGCGCGCTGCGCGCATTGAAGATCAATCCGGCCGTCTGGCACATGAACGAGGGACACGCTGCGTTCAGCACGCTCGAACGCACCCGCGAGCTGGTCAAACAGGGCATGAGCTTTGAGCAAGCCAGGGAGGTCGTGCGCCAGAGCACCGTGTTCACCACGCACACGCCTGTGCCCGCCGGCAACGATCGCTTCCCGAAGTGGCTCATCGATCAACATCTGAACGGCCTATGGAACGAGCTGGGGCTCACCCGCGAGGAATTCATGGCGCTTGCGGAGGATGAAGGGGCTTTCGGCATGACGCCGCTGGCGCTGCGTATGTCGGCCAAGGCCAACGGCGTAAGTGAGCTGCACGGCCAGGTTTCACGCGCGATGTGGCAGTGGATGTATCCCAACCAGCCTGTGCCGATCTCACACATCACCAACGGCGTGCACACGACCACCTGGTTGGCGCGACGGATGCGCCGGTTGCTCGACGAGTACCTCGGCGCCGGCTGGTATGCCCGCCTGGACGACCCGGCCACCTGGCAGCTCGTTTACGAGATCCCCGACGATGAGCTATGGGCGGTGCGCAAGCACCTCAAGCGCAAGCTCGCCCAGTTCATGCGCGAGCGCGCCCGCGCCAAGTGGGTCACGCACAGCCAACACCCGGTGCAGACTATCGCCAGCGGCGTGATGATTGACCCCAACGCGCTGACCATCGGCTTCGCGCGCCGGTTCGCCACCTACAAGCGCGCCTCGCTCATCCTGCGCGATGTTCCGCGCTTGCTGCGCATCCTCAACAACCCGGCGCGGCCTGTGCAAATCATCTATGCCGGCAAAGCGCACCCCAACGACGAGCCCGGCAAGCGACTGATCCAGGAACTATACCGGGTGATCAAGAACGCCGACACTGCGGGGCGTATGGTGTTCATCGAGGACTACGACATCAACGTGGCGCGTCATCTGGTGCAGGGCGTGGACGTGTGGATGAACACGCCGCGCCGGCCCTACGAGGCCAGCGGCACAAGCGGCATGAAAGCCGCGCTCAACGGCGCGATCAACTTCAGCGTCCTCGATGGCTGGTGGCGCGAAGCCTACGACGGCACGAACGGCTGGGCCATCGGCGAAGACCGCGCCTATGACAGCCCGGAAGAGCAAGATCGGATAGACTGCGAATCGCTGTTCAACACCCTAGAGCGCGAAATCATCCCGCTTTACTACGACGCGGACGAAGACGGCATTCCGCATCGCTGGCTGCAGCGCGCGAAAGCATCCATCGCTACGATTGCGCCGCGCTTCAGCACCCGTCGCATGCTGAAACAGTATGTGGAGGAGATGTACGCGCCGCTGGTCAGCCGCCCAGCCGCGCCCTCGACCGAGCGCCCGGTCAACGAGCCGGTGCAGGTCTGA